The following are encoded in a window of Salinibacter ruber DSM 13855 genomic DNA:
- a CDS encoding ArsR/SmtB family transcription factor, which produces MSGNPASDAPADAHDGTCGTEAALSASLPTAAVTDATVRLLKGFADQTRLRILCLLRDREVCVHNIVEALDMSQSAISHQLRVLRDARLVSHRREGRHVYYRLADDHVREMLENALSHGAEPDSQ; this is translated from the coding sequence ATGTCCGGCAATCCCGCCTCCGACGCCCCAGCTGACGCGCACGACGGGACCTGCGGAACGGAGGCAGCGCTTTCGGCGTCGCTGCCCACGGCCGCGGTTACCGACGCGACCGTCCGCCTCCTCAAAGGCTTTGCCGACCAGACGCGGCTGCGCATCCTGTGCCTGCTCCGCGACCGAGAGGTCTGCGTGCACAACATCGTGGAGGCGCTCGACATGAGCCAGTCGGCCATCAGCCACCAGCTGCGCGTGCTGCGCGACGCCCGGCTCGTGTCGCACCGACGCGAGGGACGGCACGTCTACTACCGCCTCGCCGACGACCACGTCCGCGAGATGCTGGAAAATGCCCTGTCGCACGGGGCCGAACCGGACTCGCAGTGA